From a single Kitasatospora sp. NBC_00458 genomic region:
- a CDS encoding branched-chain amino acid ABC transporter permease — MHDLPQQLANGLILGALYGLVAIGYTMVYGIVQLINFAHGEIVMVGGFGALTAYLALPGGTTLWLALPLMLIAGILVSTLTAVAAERFAYRPLRSAPRLAPLITAIGLSILLQQLVFSFYPDAKKARVFPKIPGDPFEIGSVAIQRSDLFLIIAAPLCMIALGWFVTRTRSGRAMQATSQDPDTAKLMGIDTDRIIVLAFAIGAAFAAVAAVAYGLRSGQVDFRMGFILGLKAFTAAVLGGIGNIYGAMLGGVALGLAEALATGYIQHLPGMDLFGGGAWKDVWAFVLLIVVLLVRPQGLLGQRVADRA, encoded by the coding sequence CTCTACGGACTCGTCGCGATCGGCTACACGATGGTCTACGGCATCGTCCAGCTCATCAACTTCGCCCACGGCGAGATCGTCATGGTCGGCGGCTTCGGCGCCCTGACCGCCTACCTCGCCCTCCCCGGCGGCACCACCCTGTGGCTGGCCCTACCGCTGATGCTGATCGCCGGCATCCTGGTCTCCACCCTCACCGCCGTCGCCGCCGAACGCTTCGCCTACCGGCCGCTGCGCTCCGCACCCAGACTCGCCCCGCTCATCACGGCGATCGGCCTCTCGATCCTCCTCCAGCAGCTCGTCTTCTCCTTCTACCCCGACGCCAAGAAGGCCCGCGTCTTCCCCAAGATCCCCGGCGACCCGTTCGAGATCGGCTCCGTCGCCATCCAGCGCAGCGACCTCTTCCTGATCATCGCCGCACCCCTCTGCATGATCGCCCTCGGCTGGTTCGTCACCCGCACCCGCTCCGGCCGCGCCATGCAGGCCACCAGCCAGGACCCCGACACCGCGAAGCTCATGGGCATCGACACCGACCGGATCATCGTCCTCGCCTTCGCCATCGGCGCCGCCTTCGCCGCCGTCGCCGCCGTCGCCTACGGCCTGCGCAGCGGCCAGGTCGACTTCCGGATGGGCTTCATCCTCGGCCTCAAGGCCTTCACCGCAGCCGTCCTCGGCGGCATCGGCAACATCTACGGCGCCATGCTCGGCGGCGTCGCCCTCGGCCTCGCCGAAGCCCTCGCCACCGGCTACATCCAGCACCTGCCCGGCATGGACCTCTTCGGAGGCGGCGCCTGGAAGGACGTCTGGGCCTTCGTACTCCTCATCGTCGTCCTGCTCGTGCGGCCCCAGGGCCTGCTCGGCCAGCGCGTCGCGGACAGGGCGTGA